A genomic region of Runella rosea contains the following coding sequences:
- a CDS encoding MFS transporter: MSKISYRALFTLPVIVSALGFFVDVYDLLIFSIVRVPSLQSMGYSEAEVSKIGTFIFNSQQAGLLVGGILWGVLGDKKGRLSVLFGSIITYSLANIACGFVQEPNTYALLRFVAGVGLSGEIGAAMTLVTEIIPKEIRSLGPTIVAAVGYLGAGAAYLTQEWFEWRTAYMVGGGMGLLLLLLRIRVFESGLFEEMKQSKVSRGNFFYLFSSWPRFIKYFKCVMIGIPTWFVVGILGTFGNEFGKALGIAETISPGKCVMFIYFGLTAGDFFSGPLSQWLQSRHKAIGYLMFCGAVSVGIYLYGGISSPSVLYAVCFLSGICTGYIGLYLMMVAELYGTNLRATATTSVPSVVRGMAIPMTLAFQAFKPSLGALGGAALLGLLCYGIALFSLTRIEETYGKELDFVE; this comes from the coding sequence ATGAGCAAAATCTCTTATCGTGCGCTTTTTACGTTGCCTGTCATCGTTTCGGCATTGGGCTTCTTTGTGGATGTGTATGATCTCTTGATTTTCAGTATCGTACGGGTGCCGAGCCTGCAATCAATGGGATATTCAGAAGCGGAAGTCTCTAAAATCGGAACTTTTATTTTTAACTCTCAACAGGCGGGATTGCTGGTAGGTGGGATTTTGTGGGGAGTTTTGGGCGATAAAAAAGGACGGCTATCGGTGCTGTTTGGCTCTATTATTACCTATTCATTGGCCAATATTGCCTGCGGTTTTGTACAAGAACCCAATACCTACGCCTTACTGCGGTTTGTGGCGGGGGTAGGTCTCTCGGGAGAAATAGGCGCGGCAATGACCCTTGTTACCGAGATTATTCCCAAAGAGATTCGTAGCCTTGGCCCTACGATTGTGGCGGCGGTGGGCTACTTAGGGGCGGGAGCAGCTTATTTAACGCAAGAATGGTTTGAGTGGCGCACGGCGTATATGGTTGGCGGTGGTATGGGGCTGTTGTTGCTTTTGCTGCGGATTCGGGTATTTGAGTCGGGGTTGTTTGAAGAAATGAAACAATCGAAGGTAAGTCGAGGGAATTTCTTTTATCTTTTTAGCAGTTGGCCCCGGTTTATTAAATACTTCAAATGCGTTATGATTGGTATTCCAACGTGGTTTGTGGTGGGTATTTTGGGCACTTTTGGCAATGAGTTCGGCAAAGCGCTCGGTATAGCCGAGACGATTTCGCCGGGCAAGTGCGTAATGTTTATTTATTTTGGACTCACAGCGGGCGACTTTTTCAGCGGTCCACTCAGTCAATGGCTGCAGTCGAGACATAAAGCCATTGGCTACCTGATGTTTTGCGGGGCGGTTAGCGTGGGTATTTATTTATACGGTGGAATTTCATCTCCTTCGGTGTTGTATGCGGTCTGCTTCTTGTCGGGGATATGTACGGGCTACATCGGTCTGTATTTGATGATGGTGGCTGAACTTTATGGTACCAACCTCCGCGCCACCGCTACTACTTCTGTGCCAAGCGTAGTACGAGGCATGGCGATTCCTATGACGCTTGCTTTTCAGGCCTTCAAACCTTCTTTGGGGGCTTTGGGAGGGGCTGCGTTATTGGGCTTGCTCTGTTATGGCATTGCGCTTTTTTCGCTTACCCGAATCGAAGAAACCTACGGCAAAGAGCTGGATTTTGTAGAATAA